The Larimichthys crocea isolate SSNF chromosome XI, L_crocea_2.0, whole genome shotgun sequence genome has a segment encoding these proteins:
- the trib2 gene encoding tribbles homolog 2, translated as MNIQRSNPINISRYGRSRHKSHDFEELSCLRTTESHQSFSPNLGSPSPPETPDSSHCISRIGDYLLLEPLEGDHVFRAAHLHSGEELVCKVFDIGRYQESLAAYFALGQHQHINQILEILLGETRAYVFFERSYGDMHSFVRTCKKLREDEAARLFYQIASAVAHCHDNGLVLRDLKLRKFVFKNEDRSFVKLESLEDTYILDGHDDSLSDKHGCPAYVSPEILNANGSYSGKAADVWSLGVMLYTILVGRYPFHDVEPGSLFSKIRRGHFNIPETLTPKAKCLIRSILRREPAERLTSREILEHPWFSSSGALGGAVVHGRGEREQEQMVPEVNMEEELEQFFS; from the exons ATGAACATACAGAGGTCAAATCCTATTAACATTTCACGTTATGGGAGATCGAGGCACAAATCCCACGATTTCGAAGAATTGTCTTGTTTAAGGACTACAGAGTCGCACCAGAGTTTTAGTCCCAACCTCGGGTCCCCCAGCCCGCCGGAGACCCCGGACTCCTCGCACTGTATCTCCCGCATCGGGGACTACCTTTTGTTGGAACCACTGGAGGGAGACCACGTTTTCAGAGCCGCCCACCTGCACAGCGGGGAAGAGCTCGTATGTAAG GTCTTTGACATTGGCCGATACCAGGAGTCACTGGCGGCCTACTTTGCCCTGGGCCAGCACCAGCATATTAATCAAATCCTGGAGATCTTGCTCGGGGAGACTCGAGCTTATGTGTTCTTTGAGAGAAGCTATGGAGACATGCACTCTTTTGTCCGCACCTGCAAGAAGTTGCGGGAGGACGAGGCTGCCAGACTCTTCTATCAGATAGCCTCGGCTGTGGCACATTGCCACGACAACGGACTGGTCCTCCGTGACCTCAAACTGAGGAAGTTTGTCTTCAAGAATGAGGACAG AAGCTTCGTGAAGCTGGAGAGCCTTGAGGACACTTATATCCTGGATGGTCATGATGACTCCCTGTCAGACAAACATGGCTGCCCAGCCTATGTCAGCCCTGAGATCCTCAATGCCAACGGCAGCTATTCGGGGAAGGCAGCTGATGTGTGGAGTCTAGGCGTCATGCTTTATACCATCCTCGTGGGGCGCTATCCTTTCCATGACGTTGAGCCTGGCTCTCTGTTCAGCAAAATCCGCAGGGGCCACTTCAACATCCCTGAGACGCTCACACCCAAGGCCAAGTGCCTGATCCGCTCCATCCTCCGCCGGGAACCCGCAGAGCGCCTCACCTCTCGGGAGATTCTGGAGCACCCCTGGTTTTCCTCCTCTGGGGCACTAGGGGGCGCCGTGGTgcatggcagaggagaaagagagcaggagCAGATGGTGCCTGAGGTGAACATGGAAGAGGAGCTGGAGCAGTTCTTCAGCTGA